One stretch of Haladaptatus sp. R4 DNA includes these proteins:
- a CDS encoding transglutaminaseTgpA domain-containing protein, with protein sequence MSTARGFAIGDVTIPYQGLAIASTAVLIGSSLKVLYDITNIAGDTDTLLLLVAGAFIGATLLARVVPEWVACGIGALLLAGGMFGYYTTIPGGVDVFSQTGHIAADNIALLTGLSILEMRKVGTWALGVAPATVFVPWYLVFRRRYMLAAAAGGAALGFFVLTGDAGSFVTLIGMLGALGIVAFGTMARYGGTVGQIDVLVVALIVMVLLSATMSVVPGGRASPILPSQSGGGSGGSGGLISNSAQLSIQGSIELSPKVQYTVTANHGSYWKVASYDRYTGNDWIRTGKSQSYHSQSSLGQSYTVRQTFTVETNQVDAMPAAWKPIKVIGSQQQSNTRISSAGSLSPTQPLTNGSSYSVVSEVPSASPSGLNKAGTAYPSDIEDQYTRLPGSTPQRLTTKTDEITADAKTPYQKATAIEQWLEENKEYSLHVKRPDGNIADSFVFDMEKGYCVYYATAMTAMLRTQGIPARFVTGYTEGQRTDEDTWVVRGLDSHAWVEVYFPDTGWVRFDPTPSTQRSNAEQQIVDEARQNGKSGVDTEGSQNGTWTPETTTTTTTSDTTTTTTTTSSPENGSNVSTGPNGRGNVGDKLGTSGPTTTTTTTTNASALGGGGGGIPIELPSKSQSLYGGLLFVGLLLTARRMGLIEWAYRTVWMRWQPREDPGTDVERAFDRLEYYLSRKHRKRRPGETPREYLASLSHVGIDERARRVGSLYERAQYAGEVTRENADEAVSLVNEIVRGSTPDGTSG encoded by the coding sequence GTGAGCACGGCACGCGGTTTCGCTATCGGCGACGTGACGATTCCGTATCAGGGCCTCGCCATCGCTTCGACGGCGGTTCTCATCGGGTCGTCGCTGAAGGTCCTCTACGACATCACGAACATCGCGGGGGATACGGATACCCTGCTTCTGCTCGTGGCTGGTGCCTTCATCGGCGCGACGCTCCTGGCCCGGGTCGTCCCCGAATGGGTCGCCTGTGGCATCGGCGCGCTATTGCTCGCTGGCGGGATGTTCGGCTACTACACGACGATTCCGGGAGGGGTGGACGTCTTCTCTCAGACGGGTCACATCGCCGCCGACAACATTGCCCTGTTGACCGGCCTATCGATTCTGGAGATGCGAAAGGTCGGAACGTGGGCGTTGGGCGTCGCACCGGCAACCGTGTTCGTCCCGTGGTATCTCGTCTTCCGACGGCGATACATGCTCGCCGCTGCGGCAGGTGGCGCGGCACTCGGATTCTTCGTCCTCACGGGCGACGCCGGGTCGTTCGTGACGCTCATCGGGATGCTCGGCGCACTCGGCATCGTCGCCTTCGGGACGATGGCTCGCTACGGCGGGACCGTCGGACAGATAGACGTGCTGGTCGTCGCGCTCATCGTGATGGTACTGCTGTCCGCCACGATGAGCGTCGTCCCCGGCGGTCGAGCGAGTCCGATTCTCCCCAGTCAGAGCGGTGGTGGCTCGGGCGGTAGCGGCGGTCTCATCAGCAACAGCGCACAACTTTCGATTCAGGGGAGTATCGAACTCTCGCCGAAGGTGCAGTACACCGTGACGGCGAACCACGGGAGTTACTGGAAGGTCGCATCCTACGACCGGTACACCGGAAACGACTGGATACGGACCGGGAAGAGCCAATCCTATCACTCGCAGTCGTCGCTCGGTCAGTCCTACACGGTGCGACAGACGTTCACCGTCGAGACGAATCAGGTGGACGCGATGCCAGCAGCGTGGAAGCCCATCAAAGTCATCGGCTCACAACAGCAATCGAACACGCGAATCAGCAGCGCTGGGAGCCTCTCGCCGACGCAACCGTTGACGAACGGCAGTTCGTACAGCGTCGTCAGCGAAGTTCCGTCGGCGTCCCCGTCCGGTCTGAACAAGGCCGGTACGGCGTATCCGAGCGATATCGAGGACCAGTACACCCGCCTCCCCGGCAGTACGCCACAGCGGTTGACGACGAAAACCGACGAGATAACCGCCGACGCGAAAACGCCGTATCAGAAAGCCACCGCCATCGAACAGTGGTTGGAGGAGAACAAGGAATACTCGCTCCACGTGAAGCGGCCAGACGGCAACATCGCCGACTCGTTCGTCTTCGATATGGAAAAGGGCTACTGTGTCTACTACGCGACGGCGATGACCGCCATGCTCCGGACACAGGGAATTCCCGCACGGTTCGTCACGGGCTACACGGAGGGACAGCGGACGGACGAGGACACGTGGGTCGTCCGCGGTCTCGACTCGCACGCGTGGGTCGAGGTGTACTTCCCGGACACCGGGTGGGTTCGTTTCGACCCGACCCCGTCCACACAGCGCTCGAACGCCGAACAGCAAATCGTGGACGAGGCACGGCAGAACGGCAAATCGGGCGTCGATACGGAGGGAAGCCAGAACGGAACGTGGACGCCGGAGACGACGACCACCACCACGACATCCGACACGACGACCACCACGACCACGACGAGTAGCCCGGAGAATGGGTCGAACGTCTCCACCGGTCCGAACGGCCGTGGCAACGTCGGCGATAAACTCGGCACCAGTGGACCGACGACGACAACGACGACAACGACGAACGCGAGCGCCCTCGGGGGCGGCGGCGGTGGTATCCCCATCGAACTACCTTCGAAATCACAGTCGCTCTACGGCGGCTTGTTGTTCGTCGGGTTGTTGCTCACGGCACGACGGATGGGTCTCATCGAGTGGGCGTACCGAACCGTGTGGATGCGCTGGCAACCGCGTGAGGACCCCGGAACCGACGTCGAGCGCGCGTTCGACAGGCTGGAGTACTATCTATCACGCAAGCATCGCAAACGTCGCCCGGGCGAGACGCCGCGCGAGTATCTCGCCTCGCTCTCGCACGTCGGCATCGACGAGCGGGCACGACGTGTCGGATCGCTGTACGAACGGGCACAGTACGCGGGCGAGGTGACACGCGAGAATGCAGATGAAGCGGTATCTCTCGTAAACGAGATCGTTCGCGGGTCCACGCCGGACGGGACGAGCGGGTAA
- a CDS encoding DUF58 domain-containing protein, whose product MLTRRAWVFITVSVAGFALAASFGARSLNAVVAPLLVAILVGFIQLKRTKRPQLDVSAPNVGSREEAVTITLDFDAPDPFAGTVDLELADGLEYDGGPIETSIGETAVEFDVRLTKRGEQAIGPVRVVAEDVFGLFERTFTHQIRESILVFPRVEPVDGVTTARALEDSHTNAARREFDQLREYQAGDPLRDIHWKSSAKRPVGEMFVRQFEPQEESQQIRIVAEANAGRVDAVADATASIAAALLDIGVSVGVTTPDGHVGPDGSTDQRTRILTVLAHMESGQVHERERAHADLLVRGLTDQRDVTIRWGRDTMSFDEFTSRRGRTSALDGVRADGGEKP is encoded by the coding sequence ATGCTGACGCGACGTGCATGGGTGTTCATCACCGTCAGTGTCGCCGGATTCGCGCTGGCCGCCTCGTTCGGCGCTCGGTCGCTGAACGCCGTGGTCGCCCCGCTTCTCGTGGCGATACTCGTCGGCTTCATCCAGTTGAAGCGGACGAAACGCCCACAACTCGACGTGTCCGCGCCGAACGTCGGGTCCCGGGAGGAAGCGGTGACGATAACGCTCGATTTCGACGCGCCGGACCCGTTCGCGGGAACCGTCGATCTGGAACTCGCCGACGGACTGGAGTACGATGGCGGCCCCATCGAGACCAGCATCGGCGAGACGGCGGTCGAGTTCGACGTCCGCCTCACGAAGCGTGGCGAGCAGGCTATCGGCCCGGTGCGAGTCGTGGCCGAAGACGTGTTCGGCCTGTTCGAGCGGACGTTCACCCATCAGATCCGGGAGTCCATTCTCGTCTTCCCCCGGGTAGAACCGGTCGACGGCGTGACGACCGCACGCGCGCTCGAAGACAGTCACACGAACGCGGCACGACGCGAGTTCGACCAACTGCGAGAGTACCAGGCGGGTGATCCGCTTCGGGACATCCACTGGAAGTCGAGCGCGAAGCGGCCGGTCGGGGAGATGTTCGTTCGGCAGTTCGAACCGCAGGAGGAGAGTCAACAGATACGGATCGTGGCGGAGGCGAACGCGGGTCGTGTCGATGCCGTCGCGGACGCGACGGCGAGTATCGCGGCGGCCCTGCTCGATATCGGGGTCTCCGTCGGGGTGACCACGCCCGACGGTCACGTCGGACCCGATGGTAGTACCGACCAGCGAACGCGGATTCTCACCGTCCTCGCACACATGGAGAGCGGACAGGTGCACGAACGCGAGCGAGCGCACGCGGACCTGCTCGTTCGCGGACTGACCGACCAACGGGACGTGACGATTCGGTGGGGCCGTGACACCATGTCGTTCGACGAATTCACGTCGCGACGGGGACGGACGAGCGCCCTCGACGGGGTGCGGGCCGACGGAGGTGAGAAGCCGTGA
- a CDS encoding MoxR family ATPase: MKEANKDPEQTPVERPTNEFADPLSVQDAADLSGRIIDNIEHVIVGQHDAAEHILTTILARGHLLLEDVPGVGKTMLARSLARSIDCSFKRVQFTPDLLPSDVTGVNIFNQKTNEFEFQPGPIFGNVVLADEINRAPPKTQSALLEAMEEEQVTIDGKTHDVPNPFTVIATQNAIEQDRTYELPVAEIDRFMKKLSLGYPNPQDESEVLRRVVGEHPIRRLDPVASASDIRRARATITKVTVKKPVREYVTRLANYTRDHCQLGVSPRGSISLLRAAQARAVLDSREYVIPDDVKTEAEVVLSHRVRGDTGVMGGEEGRTMIRNALDNVPVE, from the coding sequence ATGAAGGAAGCTAACAAAGATCCAGAGCAGACCCCCGTAGAGCGGCCGACCAACGAGTTCGCGGACCCTCTCTCGGTACAGGACGCGGCGGACCTGTCAGGACGTATCATCGACAACATCGAACACGTTATCGTCGGGCAACACGACGCCGCCGAGCATATTTTGACGACGATCCTCGCGCGCGGCCACCTCCTTCTCGAAGACGTTCCCGGCGTCGGCAAGACGATGCTCGCCCGGTCGTTGGCGCGCTCCATCGACTGTTCGTTCAAACGCGTGCAGTTCACGCCCGACCTCCTCCCCTCGGACGTGACCGGCGTCAACATTTTCAACCAGAAAACGAACGAGTTCGAGTTCCAACCCGGCCCGATCTTCGGCAACGTCGTCCTCGCCGACGAGATCAATCGCGCACCGCCGAAGACCCAATCCGCCCTGTTGGAAGCGATGGAGGAAGAGCAGGTGACCATCGACGGGAAGACCCACGACGTTCCCAACCCGTTCACGGTCATCGCGACGCAGAACGCCATCGAACAGGACCGGACGTACGAACTCCCGGTCGCCGAGATCGACCGTTTCATGAAGAAGCTCTCGCTCGGCTACCCCAATCCGCAGGACGAATCGGAAGTCCTCCGGCGCGTCGTCGGCGAACATCCGATTCGCCGACTCGACCCCGTCGCCAGCGCGAGCGACATCCGACGGGCGAGGGCGACGATCACGAAGGTAACGGTGAAAAAGCCGGTCCGAGAGTACGTCACCCGACTCGCGAACTACACCCGCGACCACTGCCAACTCGGTGTCAGCCCCCGAGGGTCGATTTCGCTGCTCCGTGCGGCCCAAGCGCGGGCCGTTCTCGACAGTCGGGAGTACGTCATCCCGGACGACGTGAAGACGGAAGCCGAAGTCGTGCTCTCCCACCGCGTACGGGGTGACACGGGCGTCATGGGCGGTGAAGAAGGGCGGACGATGATTCGGAACGCCCTCGACAACGTCCCGGTGGAGTGA